The nucleotide window CTTCTCCTGTATCTATCAAGATAGTCCGGTCATCTTTTTTGATGAGCATTACATTAATAGGAGCCTCATAATAAGATTCCGATAAATAAAGATTCCGGAGTTCGGTTTTTACAAGATGTTGAGGGATGCCGGGTGCTAAGATAGGCTGATGGTATCCAATACCAAAATATCCGTCAGAAAGTATAAAAATATCCAGTTCATTGCATGGAATATGTATGAATCCATGGTCATTCTTCAGTTTTTGATCCATATTAAAATGAATTGTGTTTTGCTTTTCACAAATGTAGAGATTATTGACCTCACTACAGAGGAGTAAGGAATAATTTTATTTTGTAAATATTTAATTTGTTGAAATTCAGATGTTTGATTTTGTTTCTTTTAGAATATCAATTCCGGAATGTGGTATATGATAATAATTATGTAACGCATAGGTAAAATTATTATGTTAAGTTTGGTTGCCATATTATCAAAAATATTACATTATGAAAATCAAATTTTTAAATACCGAATAGAAATTTGCATTGAATTGCCGAAGAATATCCACAATATATTCTTTCTTTTTTCCGAATGTCATAAATAACGTTTGAACGCTGTTTACGTTCTGCTCACTGAGTAGATCGCTTAAGACTCTGTATCATTTATTGCAACTATAATGAAGACACATTTAGTACATAAACTGTGGTTATACCTTATACCCGGTTGTGTCCTTATTTCATTTTCATTTAAAATTACTTTACAGAGGATGAAAGCTATTGATTATTAATTTTTAAGCCAATCAAAATTTATTACCATGTCAAACACAATTCCCTCATCAGAAGCCCAATCAATAGGTTCGGCTGTATTACTGTCATCAGAAGACAGAGAAAAACTTTTAAACGGATTCAATAAAACCGGCTGGGATTATCATCATGAAGAAACATTGGAATCCCTTTTCCGGAAACAGGCAATCCTTCATGCAGATAAAACAGCTGCTGTATATCAGGAGCAGAAAATTACCTACAGGGATCTGGACCAGAGAAGCAACCAGGTAGCTAACTTCTTATTAAAAAAGGGTGTTAAAGAAGGACAATATGTTCCTGTCTGGCTCGACCGTTCTTTAGAATGGATTGTTGCAGTTCTTGGTGTTATTAAAACGGGAGCTGCGTATGTTCCTATTGATCCATCTTACCCGGCGAAAAGAGTAGAATATATTCTTTCCGACACTTCTTCAGATCTTATTATTACCAATCAAAGCTTTAAAGATCTCTTATCTGAATCCGGAAAAGAAAAAGTATTTGATCTGACCAGCATGGAAAACCTCGATCATTTACCTTCACATTATCCTGAGATTAAAATTCAACAGAAAGACCTTGCCTATACAATTTATACATCAGGATCAACCGGAAATCCGAAAGGAGTAATGATAAGCCACCAGGCTATACAGCATCTGGTAACATGGCATAACCATCATTTTCATGTGGATCACAGTTCAAGACTAACTCTTGTTGCAGGATTGGCATTTGATATCTCAGTATGGGAAGTCTGGTCGGCGCTTACTTCAGGAGCAACCGTTTTTATTGCAGATAATGAGGATAGAACAGAGGCTCAGGCATTGGTAGATTATTATAGAAAAAATCATATTACCCATGGTTTTGTACCTACGGTTCTTGCTCCTTCTGTAGTAGATCTTACCCGGAATTATAATGACCTCAAATTAAAATATCTCTTTACAGCAGGAGAAAAGCTGAAGCCGGTGCTTACTACGGAATTAAGCTATGAACTAATAGATTATTACGGTCCTACCGAATGTACCGTATATGCTACCTTCAAAAAAGTGAAGGATATCAACGGGAAATATGTTTCCTCTATTGGCAGGCCCATTGCCAATGCAAAAGCATATATTCTGGGAGAAAATATGGAATTGCTGCCGGTAGGAGCTGTCGGAGAATTATGTATTGGCGGAACCCTTTTAGCAGAAGGCTACCTTAATAATGAAGAACTTACTCATTCCAAGTTTATTACCAACCCGTTCAGGGAAACAGAAAAGCTTTATCGTACAGGAGATCTGGCCAGATGGAAACCGGATGGTGAGATTGAATTTCTGGGAAGGATTGATAATCAGGTGAAAATTCGCGGATTCAGGATTGAATTGGGAGAAATAGAACGTTCACTGATCCGCCAGAAAGAGATCAAGGAAGCTGTGGTCATTGGAAAGGAAACAGAAGGAAGCACCAAATACCTGATTGCTTTTGTTGTATTAAAACCAGATGTAACAACAGATATTTCTTCAGTACGCAATGCATTGAAGGAAGAGCTTCCAGGTTATATGATTCCTGCCCAGATTATTTTTATAGATGCCATTCCGTTAACAGCCAATGGAAAAACAGATACCAATGCATTAAAGGAACTGGCTGATCAGGAAGCAAAAGACGTAATTTCATCTGAACCGCCAACCAATGAAACTGAAAGGATTATTGTAGATGTCTGGTCTTCTGCATTGGAACGCCCTGTTATCAATATTACAGATAACTTTTTTGACATCGGAGGGAACTCCCTGTTGGTAGCAGCCGTTGCTGTTACTTTACAAAGGAAACTTGATGTAAAGGTTTATCTGCGGGATATCTATCAGTATCCGGTATTACAGCAGCTGTCAGAAGTTCTTATAGCCAGATCCAGAGAAATGAGAGACACCGTTCCGGCAGAAGATGTAGAGCCTTATGTTGAATTACAGAACGATGTTTATCTGGCTCCCGGAACTGTCTTTGCGGGAGGATTTGATCCGGGGCAGATAGAAAACCCCGGAACAATATTTTTGACCGGAGTTACAGGATTTGTAGGAATCCATCTTTTGCAGGAGCTTCTGGATACTACAGAAGCAGATATTTATTGTCTTGTGAGAGCCCAGGATGAATTTGCTGCAATGGAAAAGATTGGAAGATGTTTTAAACAATACAATATTCCTTATAAAGAAGAACAGAGACCGAGAATTATTCCTGTGATAGGAGATCTTGCATTACCCTCTTTAGGATTGTCTGAAGAAATATTCACCAGGCTGGCAAAACAGGTTGATTTGATCTACCATTCCGGTAGTTCAGTAAACTTCATTGAACCTTATTCCTATATGAAAGCCCCGAATGTAGAAGGATTAAGAGAAATCATAAAGCTGGCAGGAGCAGAAAGAACGTCATGTCTTGCTTTGTTATCCACAATCTCAGTATATAGCTGGGGACATATATTTACAGGAAAAACAGTAATGCTCGAATCTGATGATATTGAGCAGAACCTGATGTCTGTAAGTAAAGATATTGGGTATGTACGAAGCAAATGGGTAATGGAAGCCGTAGCTGATTTAGCGGCTAAAGAAGGGCTTCCGTTAATCACCTATCGTTTGGGATATGCAATGTGCCACAGCGAAACAGGAGCAAGTGCATCCTATCAATGGTGGTCAGGATTAGTGAAAAATTGTATAGAGTTCCAGTCTTATCCTGCTTTAACAGAGCTTAGAGAAGGACTCATCACGGTAGATTATATGACCAAAGCAATGGCTCACATCACAAAGAATAAAGAAGCGATAGGCAAGAAGTTCAACTTAATTGCCCGGCCGGAAACAAATCTTACGCTGGAAGATTTCTTCGGATTGATGAAACAGTATTATCCGTTTACACTGAAAGGTCTTCCTTACAAAGAATGGCGAAAACAGTGGGAGGATGACAGTAAAAACCGTTTGTACCCACTAACAAGCCTTTTCAGGGACAATATGCATGAGGGCTTATCAACAGTAGAGCTTTATCAGAATACCTATATATGGGATTGTTCCAATGTGATCCGATTTCTGGAAGGTTCCGGAATTCAGGAGTCGGTATTTGATAAAAAAATACTGGATTCCTATTTAAAATACCTGGGAATTCCGGTCGAATAATATTACTGATATTAAAATTCCAGGCAGCTGTGCCTGGAATTTTTAATTGTATGATCTTTTAAGCCTGAAAATTAATTCACGGTTACTTTAATCACATTCTGAACAGCGGGAACAGGATAGTGGGTTCCTACTTTTGAAATAATCTTATTTTCACTCTGTGGAGTGCCGCCGAATAATGCCTGATGATTTCCGGCTCCCGGATATTGGTCAATACCTGTTCCGGAATCGAATAATGCAGTTTTTGAACTGATGTCTCCCTTGGTATTGGCATCAATGCTCTGTTCATTGGCATAAAACCAGTCATTGGAAAACCCGAACATGGTTACATAAGCTATTTTGTCCCCTGGTTCAGCATTAAAGCTTGTTGTTACTTTGCTTCCCGGTGCTACAGGAGCGTTCCCGGCAACATATATACCTCTCACGGCAGAGAGAGATTTAAGGCTGTTTTGAAGCTTGCTTACATTTCCAAACTGTGCAATATCTTTCAATCCCATTCCGCTGTCCGTTTGACCTAATTCATAAATAGGATTTTTGTCACCACGGTAAACAACTACCAAAGCAGGAGAGAGGCCGGTCATAATCCCTGTGTTGGCATTCAGTTTCACCATCATTTTACTGATATTCCCCATTTGGGCAATATCTGTGATTTCCGGATTTGATAAAGCATTAGGAGTAAAAAAAGGAGCGTTGTTAAGCAACTGGGAGCCATTGTAGTTAGAAACTGCCCATACTCCCGGAGAAAAAGGAGTTTCATTAGCCGTTCCGCCAGATGTATTGGTAATGGTGAGCGTAAATTCTGAGGTTACATCATTGTAAGCAAGATTAAGCTTCATAAGCTGTGAAGCATTTACGTTAGGAACCTGCATAATAGGCTTGCTTTCTGCCTGTCCTGTTGTATCATCTTTCGTTCCGTTATCCCATAATCGGACACTTGAAGAAACATCTCCGGTGATAGCATTTCCGTTGGCATCAAACAGTTTGATACCTGGCTGCTGGGAAGCAAAAAACCAGTCTTTTGAAGCCCCGTACATGGTGGCAAACATTAAAGCCTGTGTTTTTCCTGCACTGAATGTAACAGAGACAGACTGTCCGGGCAGAATAATAGGAGGCGTTCCTGTTCCCTGAAAACTTCCGCTTTCTACAAAATCTTTAGGAGTTACCACATTTTCAAAAGTGATAGTTTTTTGAAAAGGCATTTCTGTCATCGTGTCATTATCCGAATCACTGCACGAAGAAAGAGTAAATGCAGCTAGAGTAGCTGCCGCTAAAACCGATGTTCTAAAAATAAACTTGTTCATAAAAGTAATTTTTTATAGTTATAAATGATATTTGTAACTATAGTCGGCTACTTTTTAAGAACCTGACAAAAAATATTTTCTTTATTCAATTTTTTTGAATGTACGGCTTTCGGGTTTGAAAACAGAATGATTTATATCCCCTTTTTCCCATCTAAAATCATCTGAATCATTTTTATCTTTCTGTTTTCTCTTGTTTCAGGTTTTTTAGCCTCTTCTATCCAGCGGATATATTCCTTTTTGTGGGTATAACTCATTTTGTCGAATAACGTCTTTGCTTCAGGATTTTCATTAAAAACAGAGACAATATCATCTGCAATTTCAACCACTCTTTCTTCTTTATCTTCCATAAGAGCAACAGAAACCTCATCTCCGAAAGTTTTACCAAGCTGTTTTCTGACTTCCTGCGTCAGACCTAAAATATGGCAATCGGATTTCATTTTGGCCAAGCTTCCGCGGTATTCAACTTTATTATCAAACAAGACTTTAACCTTTACCTGTCCTTTTTTATTAAACAATTCTTCCGTAGAAAACGGAAATTCTACAAACGCAGCATCCATTTCTCCGTTTTGCTGAATAATAGCTGTGAATTCAATAGGTTTAGGATTCATGATAAAATATTTTAATAGTCAAAAATAAAAAAACCGTGAAAGTAATTTCACGGTTTTTAAAAATATATCAGATAAGATTATTTTTTAGTTTTCTTAGGCATTGTTGTTGTCCCTGAGTTTTTAGTTTTTGTATCAGCAGGAGTGTTTTCTCCTCTTACAAGTTTCAACTCATCAATTAATCTTCTTGCTCCTGCAAACTTATCAATTGTCCAAAGAACGAAACGAACGTCTACGTTGATTGTTTTCTGCCATTCAGGTTCGAAAACGATATCACCGCTTAATGCTTCACTGTTTCCGTCGAAAGCGATACCGATAAGGTTTCCGTCACCATCAATTACCGGGGAACCGGAGTTTCCACCTGTAATATCGTTGTTAGAAAGGAAGTTTACAGGCATATACCCTGCAGCATCAGCATACTGTCCGAAATCTTTAAGGTTATAAAGATCGATTACTCTTTGAGGAAGATCAAACTCTTCATCACCTTTCTTGTATTTTCCAACAAGACCAGTCATATCTGTATAGTAGTTATCAGTAATCCCGAAATAGTTTCTGTCATTTCTGATAGGTAACTTATCTACTGTACCGTAAGTTAATCTCATTGTAGAGTTGGCATCCGGATAGAACTTTTTCTCAGGCATAGCTTTCATTAAACCAGCTAAGAACAGACGGTTGTTTTTTGCAAAGTTGTCATCTATTTTAACGAATCTTTCTGTACTTATCTTTTGATCAGCAACAATTCCGTTAGCTGCTTTCCAAAGCGGATCAGCATCAAGCTTCAGTGCATCCGGATTCAATAAGAAATTCGTAGCAGAAGTTTTATTAGCGAAGATTGAAGAATATGCCAGATTAGAAACAGTCTTGGCATCCAATCCTAAAATAGTAGCAGAAGCAACGTCCGGGTTTTTAACTCTTGCCTGGTAAAGGCTGGTCATAGCAGCAAGCATTTCTCCTTCCAAAGCTGGATTGAAGTTTTCATAAGCCGCTTTTATTGCCGCTTCAGTTTTAGCTTTCATTGCTAATCTTCCCTGCATATCCTGAGCAGCATACGCTTTAAGAACAGATCCTACCTGAGCCGCAAGGGTAATATATTTGGCATTTCTTGTAAACTGAGTAGCATAGTTTCTTTCAACATTTCTGTCAGAAACTTGTTTGTAGTAGATAGCGATATCTTCTAAAACTCCGTTATACTCATCATTTCCTGGCATTGCAGCCCATCTGTTGTACGTTTCCTCAATTTTTTGCTTGTCAGAAATAGTTCCGTTTTTCTCTACAGCGTCAATAGTTCCTTGTCTGTTTTTCCAGTAGTTAGCTACTGAAGCATATTGAGAAGCATAGTTAAGTTGAGTTGCCTTATCCTTATCCATGTACTTTTTCATGACATCCATAGCCAATTTAGAAGCTTCAACCCAAGCCGGATAATCTTTGGTTACCATCTGCTGAATTCCGTAAGAAGTAAGGTAACGGTTTGTTCTTCCAGGGTATCCTAAGATCATTGAGAAATCACCAGGCTTAATTCCTTTAAGAGAAACCGGAAGGAAATGCTTAGGCTTCAGTGGAGTATTGCTTGGAGAATATTCAGCAGGGTTTCCTGCAGCATCAGCGTACACTCTGAAAACCGTAAAGTCCGCAGTATGTCTTGGCCATTCCCAGTTGTCTGTATCTCCTCCGAATTTTCCTAATGATGAAGGTGGAGCGCCTACCAATCTGATATCTTTATAATCCTGGTACACGAAATAGTAGAATTCATTTCCGTTGAAGAAATCTTTTACTACTACAGTATATTTTCCGTTTTCAGAGTTTTCTGTCTGGATGGCTTTAGTCTCAGCATCAATAACAGCTTTTCTCTCTGCTCCGGTCATATTGTTGTTTAGCTTGGATGTGATTCTTTTGGTAGCATCATCCATTCTTACTAAAAATCTTACATAAAGATCCTTTGCATTGAATTCGTCTTTCTGTTTCATTGCCCAGAAACCGTTCTTCAGATAATCTTTTTCCGGTGTGGAAGCCGCAGCAACAGCACCGTAACCACAGTGGTGGTTGGTGAATATAAGTCCTTTATCAGAAACAATCTCTCCTGTACAGAAACCACCGAAACTTACGATCGCATCTTTTAAGCTTGAATTGTTCACTGAATAAATTTCTTCAGGCGTAAGATGCAGACCCTCTTTTTGCATATCAACACCGTTAAGTCTTTTGATGAGCATTAGCAGCCACATCCCCTCATCCGCCCTCATCTGAGCAAAGCCCAGTAAGAAAGTGAATAGTAGAAATAGTCTTTTCATTTTATAAAATAATTTTTGTGTCGCTAATTTACTAATTTTTACGAGATTCTGTCCCGGAATGGTACGAAAATGGGATGATAGTCCGCATGAAAAAGATACTATTACCACTTTTTGCAGTTTTAATTTTAGGAGTTGTTTTGAATTGCTCTGCAATACCGGATAAAAACCCATCTCTCCAAAGGCAGTGGATGTTGATTTCTTTAGATGGTTTTTCAAAAGATCAGCTTATTGCCCACAAAGCAGAAATGAATCTTACGGCTGCTATTGTTGATGGTAAAATTCAGGGGAGTGCCTATATGGGATGTAATCAGATGTCTTTTATATCTGAATTTAAAAAAGGAGGAAAGGTAAAGATTTCAAAAGGAGTCAGTACGATGAAAGCCTGCCAGGATATGGATCTTGAAACATCTTTTCAGAAAAAAATTGAAACCATGACCAGGTATTCTGTCGAAGGACATTTCCTTACTCTGTCCGATGATCACGGTCATACAATGAAATTTGTAGCTGCTGATTGGGATTAATAGCCAGGCATTAATATAAAAAGTCCGCTCTTTGGCGGACTTCTTTGTTTGAAAAATCTAGTTTGGTTATCAGCTTTTTTGCGGTTATTAGCTTTGAGAGTTATTAGTTTTTAGGGATAGTTTTCTTTATTTCTTCCAGAGTTGCTGTGTTGGGCAGCCTGGTAACAGTCGCTTTTGTGTTCCTAGAATTTATATTGTGATATGCCTGTCTGTTGGGAATTGTTTTTTTGATGTCTTCAAGACTTGCCGTATTGGGAAGAAGATTTCCCGAATTACCGGAAGAAGCTTTGGGTTTGGAATCCTGTTTTTTAACAGCAAGACCATGATCAGAAGGGAGTCCGGTATTTACACTAGTTTTTTCATTATTTTCTTTAGCTTCCTGCATGAGTTTAGCCTGCTGTTCCTGTGCCTGCTTTACAACCAGTGTCTGATCTTCTTCTTTAGGAGCGACCTTTTTATTTTCCTGAGCATAGATAATGGTGCTTAAAAATAATAACGGGATAATATATGCTATTTTCATGACGGTTTATTTTATGTTGACTAATACTTGAATTTTTCCGATCTCTTTCTGGTCATAATCCTGAAGCGCTTTTCCGATGACTTGTCCTATTTTTACCTTTTTAATACTGGCTTTCATTGCAACACCTGGCTTAGATGAAGTTACCAATAAGTCACCTCTTTTTATTTTTCCGTTCTCAAGACATACCTTGGTAGGAATGACACCAATGACTCCCATGGGAGCTTTATTGGAAATATCAGTTTCAATATTTTCCTCTGTGAGAAGTACACCAGGTTTTGTGGCATACACTCCGGCAACAAGATTTGAATAGGGAGTTGAAGACTTTTCAACGGTTCTGTCTGCGCTGGTTGAGATTACAAGAATATCTCCGGGTTCATACTGAGAAATGTTTCCGTTTACATCAAATGCTTCAGCAACGTCGGCACCACTGTTTTGTGTACCTCCGTTAAAAAATCCCTGCCCGGCAGAATTGATTCTGGCCACATTCACTGTACCTGGATTTCCAGATTTAAATACCGCAATAGATCCGTTGCTATGGGTTTCTACTGTAAGAGGCGGGTTTGTATTGGCCGTATTAAAATTAACAAATCTTGCAGCCCGGCCATTACCGAAATTAGGTACCCATGCAAAAATGGCATTTCCTGTTCCGTCTGCCGTAGTTTCCACTCCGTCTCCGCTATTTGAGGCATTGGCGGTGATACCATTACCGTTACCATCTGCAATGGCAATCAGTGCAGGGCCATTTCCGGCAGGATTGGAAGCGTGGAATAACCCTGCATATCCTCCGGTTCCGGAAGATACTCCATAAATTCCTGCTGTACCGAAATTGGCAAACTGTGAATTGACTTCACCTCTTACCGCAGCCGAAGTTCCGGTCACTTTATCTACCTTAAAGTTCCCTGCTATACCGTTTCCCACTGTCTTCACTGTTATGACATCGCTTGTATTAGCGTCGTTGAAAATTTCAAATCTTCCGGCACGTCCTGTAGAAAAAGAAGGAACCCATGCATAGAGGGCATTTCCGGCTCCATCAATATTGGTCTCGACTCCATTTCCGTCTTTACCCGCATTGGCAGTGATCGCATTTCTGTTCCCGTCTGTAAGCGCAATTAATGAAGCTCCGTTTCCGGCAGGGTTTGATGCATAAAATAAACCTGCACGTCCCCCGGTACCTGAAGAAACTCCAAAAATAGCGGCCGCCCCGAAATTCCCGAAAATAGTATTGACTTCCCCTCTTACCGCTGCTCCCACACTATTGGTATTATTGAGTATAAAAGAAGCAGCATTACCTTTGGTATTATCAGGGATGTTTCCATTTCCGTTAGATGTCACTTCAAAAGTATTGGCATCAATATTTGTATTGTTGAAATTTTCAAATCTTCCGGCACGTCCGGTACTGTTGTTTATTCCTACCTGTCCGTAAACACCGATACCGGTTCCGGATGTGCTGGTGGCAACAAAACCTCTCACACCATATCCGCCTCCGTCATTTCTTCCCACAACGGCTCCGGCAATGTCACTGGTAGTTCTACCCACTATTGCTTCGCCTCCTCCGTTGTTATCACCTACGACACCGGCAGAAGTCTGTGCAGAAGTTATTCCGTGCAGTCCGAATCCTGCTCCTGTAGAGCTTCTTACTCCGGCTCCGTTTCCTGAAGTGGTAACATTTATAACCGTACCATTCCCTACACTGGATGCACTGAGGGCAACATTATTATTTGCATTGTTGAAAATTGAAATGCTTGCAGGAATTCCGTTATTACTGGTAGCAGTAAGACCGGTTCCTGTATTACTGTTGGCATAAACCCCGGTTCCGTTGGCGCTGGCATTACCATATACTCCTAAACCATTTGGAGTAACACCATATACACCCCAGCCGCTTCCGGCCTGGCTTCCATAAACTCCTATGCCTAATCCTCCGGTACCGTTATTGATTCCACGAACAGCTGAAGAAAAACCCCCAGGTGCTGTATTGGTAACAACACCTCGTACTGCTGCAATATTGGAAGTTGTAGTACTATTATTGCCTTCCAGAGATGTTCCGTCACCATCATTGGTTAATGAAAATAAAGTTGAGGCATTATTGACGGTATTGGTATAGGGGATTGTGAAGCTTCCTCCTCCTCCACCGGCAGATTTGGCATACATGGCATAAGGAACACTCAGTAACTGGCTGGTTCCTGATATGGTATAATTGGTTCCTCCGGCAGGATCTGTTTCTGTTTTTAAATAATAGCTTCCCGCAGGCCAGTCAATAGTAGAGAATGTTCCGGTAAGTACAGTTCCCGTTCCTATTTCAAGACTGATAAGCCCGTTAGCATTGGTGTTTCCGGTAAGTCTTTCAGAGTAAACTGCGGCTCCGGCAGGTGATCCCTGTAAAATACTTACTTTCACAGCAACAGCCTGGTTGGCTAAAAGTTGTCCGGAACCATTTCTCATGACAGCCTGGTAGCTCATTTTTTCCGGAGCCTGAGACAGTCCCATGAAGAAACCGGTCAGGATCCAGAACAGTGATAATATTTTTTTCATGGCGTTTTATTTTTTAATGACTTTGAAAGTTTTAATATTTTCTCCATTTTGCGTAATCCTGATGATGTACATAGCGGAAGACAGTGAGGAGAAATTAAGCTCAGATTTTGATTGTGAAATCTTGTCTTTTTTTACCAGTTTTCCCTGGCCATCGAAGAGCTGATATTCTGATCCTTTAAAATTATTTGAGGTGAAATCCAGATACAGATAATCCCTGAAAGGATTAGGGTATAGCAAAATGCCAGACAATTCAGAAGGATTTTCAATAGTGGTAAGGGTGATGATTTCGTAAGGCTGTTGAACGCCTTCCAGTACTTGCCCTGTTCCTTTTTCCAGATAGGCCGTCTGGCCTACGCTGTAAGAAACAAAACCATTAGCTGCTGATGCATCCAATCCGGTTGCCAACACTGCAGATTGAGCGTGCAGTATGGGGATGGAAAAGACAGACAGAATAATACAGTAAATAGATATTCTTTCCATGGATAACAGTTTTTGGTGATTAATGTGTTTTCTGAGGGGAATTTGGGAAGACTAAATTAGTACCTATCTCAATCATATGACAGGAAAATAGACCAACGGCAGAAATAATCGACCAATGGCATTTTTATGAATGAACGCTGGGTTTTTGTATAAACTTTTAAGGATTGAAAAAGGAGAGATTATCCTTGTAGGTTCGGCCGATAGGTAGTTTTATTTGATGGGTAAGTTCTATTTCATGACAGCTTTTACCACGGATAAGATGGCGGGGGACGGCATAGCTTCTGTGGATTCTGACAAAGGAATCAAAACAGTTTTTTTGCAGAAGGTTTCCCAGGGAATTTAAGATACAGTGTTTTTTTTCAAGAGTAATGATCCTTGTATAATCTTTCAGAGCTTCCAGGTACAGGATATCTTTCATTTTAATCTGGAAAATATGTCCACCTTCTTTTATTTTAATGCAGTTTTCACCTATCATGGCATCATAGCAGGCGCATTTTTCCTTTACTTCAAAAAAATCAAAAAGCTTCTCCATAGAGTAATGAAAGCGTTCTGCCGTAAGGGGTTTGGTAATAAAATCTAAAGTATTGATTTCAAAGGCGCCCGCTGCCAGCTCAGGATGAGAGCTTACGAAAATACACGCGGGGATCTTGTGAGCCAGTTTTCTGAATTCTAGTCCGTTCATGCCGCCTAAATTGGTTTCGGTAATGAGAAAATCAATAGGGAGGTCAAGATAAGGAATAGCCTTTTCTGCAGAGTCAAAAGAGGCAACAACTTCAATATTCTGATATTGCCTGATATAATGCTGAAGAACCAGCCTGTCCAGTTCATCATCATCAATAATCATACATCTGATATGCGTAATCATGATATTCCGGAGATTAGTTTTTAATTTAAATGATTAAAAATCAGAAATTTATTATATAAAGTTATGGTTTTTTTATACATCTTCCATCAGCTAACTTAAATTTATATTAAAATATGTTATTAAATAAAAATTGATTTTGTTTTTTTTCTGAAAAATATTAACTTGTAAAAATCATAAACATAGACAGAACTTAATGCTAGAAAAGAAAGAACATAACTATGAGAAAGCGGTCCTGGTGGGTGTTATTACCCAGAATCAGGACGAAGAAAAACTGACGGAGTATTTAGATGAACTTGAGTTTTTAGCTTTCACAGCAGGAGCAACCGTACAAAAACGTTTTACCCAAAAACTGACTCAGCCTGACTCCAAAACCTTTATCGGAAGCGGAAAAGCCATTGAGATAAAAGAATACGTAAAAGAAAACGAGATAGGAACAGTCATTTTCGATGATGAACTTTCACCTTCACAGCTTAAAAACCTTGAAAGAGAAATGGAAGTTAAAATCCTTGATCGTACCAACCTTATTCTTGATATTT belongs to Chryseobacterium gleum and includes:
- a CDS encoding META domain-containing protein — its product is MKKILLPLFAVLILGVVLNCSAIPDKNPSLQRQWMLISLDGFSKDQLIAHKAEMNLTAAIVDGKIQGSAYMGCNQMSFISEFKKGGKVKISKGVSTMKACQDMDLETSFQKKIETMTRYSVEGHFLTLSDDHGHTMKFVAADWD
- a CDS encoding beta strand repeat-containing protein, which gives rise to MKKILSLFWILTGFFMGLSQAPEKMSYQAVMRNGSGQLLANQAVAVKVSILQGSPAGAAVYSERLTGNTNANGLISLEIGTGTVLTGTFSTIDWPAGSYYLKTETDPAGGTNYTISGTSQLLSVPYAMYAKSAGGGGGSFTIPYTNTVNNASTLFSLTNDGDGTSLEGNNSTTTSNIAAVRGVVTNTAPGGFSSAVRGINNGTGGLGIGVYGSQAGSGWGVYGVTPNGLGVYGNASANGTGVYANSNTGTGLTATSNNGIPASISIFNNANNNVALSASSVGNGTVINVTTSGNGAGVRSSTGAGFGLHGITSAQTSAGVVGDNNGGGEAIVGRTTSDIAGAVVGRNDGGGYGVRGFVATSTSGTGIGVYGQVGINNSTGRAGRFENFNNTNIDANTFEVTSNGNGNIPDNTKGNAASFILNNTNSVGAAVRGEVNTIFGNFGAAAIFGVSSGTGGRAGLFYASNPAGNGASLIALTDGNRNAITANAGKDGNGVETNIDGAGNALYAWVPSFSTGRAGRFEIFNDANTSDVITVKTVGNGIAGNFKVDKVTGTSAAVRGEVNSQFANFGTAGIYGVSSGTGGYAGLFHASNPAGNGPALIAIADGNGNGITANASNSGDGVETTADGTGNAIFAWVPNFGNGRAARFVNFNTANTNPPLTVETHSNGSIAVFKSGNPGTVNVARINSAGQGFFNGGTQNSGADVAEAFDVNGNISQYEPGDILVISTSADRTVEKSSTPYSNLVAGVYATKPGVLLTEENIETDISNKAPMGVIGVIPTKVCLENGKIKRGDLLVTSSKPGVAMKASIKKVKIGQVIGKALQDYDQKEIGKIQVLVNIK
- a CDS encoding T9SS type A sorting domain-containing protein, whose product is MERISIYCIILSVFSIPILHAQSAVLATGLDASAANGFVSYSVGQTAYLEKGTGQVLEGVQQPYEIITLTTIENPSELSGILLYPNPFRDYLYLDFTSNNFKGSEYQLFDGQGKLVKKDKISQSKSELNFSSLSSAMYIIRITQNGENIKTFKVIKK
- a CDS encoding LytR/AlgR family response regulator transcription factor, producing the protein MITHIRCMIIDDDELDRLVLQHYIRQYQNIEVVASFDSAEKAIPYLDLPIDFLITETNLGGMNGLEFRKLAHKIPACIFVSSHPELAAGAFEINTLDFITKPLTAERFHYSMEKLFDFFEVKEKCACYDAMIGENCIKIKEGGHIFQIKMKDILYLEALKDYTRIITLEKKHCILNSLGNLLQKNCFDSFVRIHRSYAVPRHLIRGKSCHEIELTHQIKLPIGRTYKDNLSFFNP